The following proteins come from a genomic window of Chthoniobacterales bacterium:
- a CDS encoding GxxExxY protein, whose amino-acid sequence MIHEQLSGAIIGIAMEVLNELKPGLDESLYERALAIELRRRGHVVAVQQSFPVFYQAELIGNLIPDLIVDRVVIVDPKVVSASSETHIAQMIGYLNITGLELALLLNFKNTKLDWKRVVRQKPEPNLPDFHS is encoded by the coding sequence ATGATTCACGAGCAATTGAGTGGCGCGATCATCGGAATCGCGATGGAGGTTCTTAACGAGCTCAAGCCGGGGCTCGACGAATCCTTATACGAACGCGCGCTAGCGATCGAGTTGCGTCGACGTGGCCATGTGGTCGCTGTTCAACAATCCTTTCCGGTTTTCTATCAAGCTGAATTAATCGGCAACCTCATCCCTGATTTGATTGTCGATCGCGTAGTGATCGTCGACCCAAAGGTGGTCAGTGCGTCTAGCGAGACACACATCGCCCAAATGATCGGCTATCTGAACATCACCGGTCTTGAACTCGCGTTGCTCCTAAACTTCAAGAACACAAAACTGGATTGGAAACGTGTCGTTCGTCAGAAACCCGAGCCTAACCTCCCTGACTTTCATTCCTGA
- a CDS encoding PilT/PilU family type 4a pilus ATPase, whose amino-acid sequence MTAPTDTLGTSAPCFSHVDDFLALGLTAEASDIHLAVNSPPVWRLHGTLQPISSDAAKLTAREIAALAEPLLSKVQKARLQEQGDADFAYANSFGRFRTSVVRQRLGLDLVFRVINSQVRTMDELGLPSALKLLTRYQNGLILVTGSVGSGKSTTLAALVEQVNLERREHIITVEDPIEYIFEPKGCHITQREVPTHSRSFHAALRGALREDPDVIVIGEMRDLETISLAITAAETGHLVLGTLHTGNAARTLDRLLDVFPVEQQDQVRMMVSESLRGIISQQLVPRADGQGRVVALEILTNTPAVANVIREAKTYLLPGIIQTGKKQGMRLMDDALAALRDQGTITEEEAGARMEQKENRGLRG is encoded by the coding sequence ATGACCGCCCCCACGGACACGCTCGGCACAAGTGCGCCCTGCTTTTCTCACGTTGACGATTTCCTTGCTCTCGGTCTCACCGCCGAAGCCTCGGATATTCATCTCGCGGTAAACTCTCCACCGGTCTGGCGGTTGCACGGCACGCTGCAACCGATCTCTTCCGACGCGGCGAAGCTCACTGCCCGGGAAATCGCCGCGCTCGCGGAGCCATTGCTCAGCAAGGTGCAAAAGGCTCGCCTCCAGGAGCAAGGCGACGCGGACTTTGCTTACGCCAACAGTTTTGGGCGCTTTCGAACCAGTGTCGTCCGGCAGCGGCTCGGCCTGGATCTCGTCTTTCGGGTCATCAATTCACAGGTGCGAACGATGGACGAGCTTGGGCTTCCGTCAGCTCTGAAATTGCTGACGCGCTATCAGAACGGCCTCATCCTCGTGACGGGCTCCGTGGGCAGCGGGAAATCGACGACGCTCGCCGCGCTGGTCGAACAGGTGAACCTGGAGCGCCGCGAACACATCATTACCGTCGAGGATCCAATCGAATACATTTTCGAACCGAAAGGTTGTCACATCACGCAACGGGAAGTGCCGACTCACTCCCGCTCTTTCCACGCGGCTTTGCGGGGAGCGTTGCGCGAAGATCCCGATGTGATCGTTATTGGTGAAATGCGCGATCTGGAAACGATCTCCCTCGCCATTACCGCCGCCGAAACGGGTCACCTAGTCCTAGGGACTTTGCACACCGGCAATGCTGCCCGGACCCTCGACCGGCTGCTCGATGTTTTTCCGGTAGAACAACAAGACCAGGTTCGAATGATGGTGAGCGAATCGTTGCGCGGGATCATCAGTCAGCAGTTGGTCCCCCGCGCCGACGGCCAGGGACGAGTAGTCGCCCTGGAGATTCTGACCAACACGCCGGCCGTAGCGAATGTAATTCGCGAAGCCAAGACCTACCTGTTGCCCGGCATTATTCAGACCGGGAAGAAACAGGGAATGCGGTTGATGGATGACGCGCTGGCCGCGCTCCGCGATCAGGGGACGATCACGGAGGAGGAAGCCGGGGCACGGATGGAACAGAAGGAGAACCGCGGATTACGCGGATGA
- a CDS encoding phage holin family protein has translation MAGETMRFRNPAGHAGLLHSLVSLVNSLVGFLESRIALFAKESKTALVHVLVLVGCLAVAAFLVVFGYIFLVASAIFGIAHALHISWVKISLMAAGLHFLLAFVCVMVARGRMHKSMFEMTGTELKKDREWLKNLDKKNRSTN, from the coding sequence ATGGCTGGCGAAACGATGCGGTTCCGCAATCCCGCGGGACACGCCGGCTTGCTCCATAGTCTGGTCTCGCTGGTCAATTCCCTGGTGGGATTCCTGGAGAGCCGGATCGCGCTCTTCGCGAAGGAATCGAAGACGGCGCTGGTCCATGTGCTGGTCCTGGTGGGATGCCTGGCGGTGGCGGCGTTCCTGGTCGTTTTCGGCTACATCTTCCTGGTGGCCAGCGCGATCTTCGGAATAGCGCACGCCCTCCATATTTCGTGGGTGAAGATCAGCCTGATGGCGGCCGGGTTGCATTTCCTGCTCGCGTTCGTCTGTGTGATGGTCGCGCGCGGCCGGATGCACAAATCGATGTTTGAAATGACGGGAACGGAATTGAAGAAGGATCGCGAATGGCTCAAGAACCTGGACAAGAAAAATCGCTCCACGAATTAA
- the infA gene encoding translation initiation factor IF-1 — protein sequence MPKEEQIVTEGTVTQVLPGTMFRVELPGNRNVLAHISGKMRKHFIRIVPGDKVEVELSPYDLTKARIIFREK from the coding sequence GTGCCGAAAGAGGAACAGATCGTGACAGAAGGAACGGTGACGCAGGTGCTGCCGGGAACCATGTTCCGGGTCGAATTGCCGGGGAACCGCAACGTTCTCGCCCATATCTCGGGCAAAATGCGGAAGCATTTCATCCGAATCGTCCCGGGCGATAAGGTGGAAGTGGAACTTTCCCCTTACGATCTGACCAAGGCGCGGATCATCTTCAGGGAAAAATAA
- a CDS encoding L,D-transpeptidase family protein produces the protein MANRLAQFCALSAIAAALTGCGTVNTVTDLVTSHIPERHSGRASIVVDLGEQEAYLYRGKHRTASSRISSGREGHRTPVGRFSVIRKDIDHRSSLYGNYVDNSGRVVKANVDSRKDSKPPHSHFVGAAMPFFVEFSPGYGLHQGYLPGVPASHGCIRMPYWKARQFYEAAHVGTAVTVRP, from the coding sequence ATGGCAAATCGACTCGCTCAATTCTGTGCGCTCAGCGCGATCGCGGCGGCATTGACCGGCTGCGGAACCGTCAACACCGTCACCGACCTCGTCACGTCACACATCCCGGAGCGCCATTCCGGGCGCGCTTCCATCGTCGTCGATCTGGGCGAACAAGAGGCGTATCTTTATCGAGGCAAACACCGCACCGCCTCCTCCCGAATTTCGAGCGGGCGCGAAGGTCATCGTACTCCTGTGGGCAGGTTCAGCGTGATCCGGAAAGACATCGATCATCGTTCGAGTCTCTACGGCAACTATGTGGACAACTCCGGCCGGGTAGTGAAGGCAAACGTCGACAGCCGGAAAGACAGCAAGCCGCCGCACTCCCATTTCGTCGGGGCCGCGATGCCGTTCTTCGTCGAGTTCTCGCCTGGCTACGGGTTGCACCAGGGCTATCTGCCCGGCGTTCCCGCTTCGCACGGCTGTATCCGGATGCCGTACTGGAAGGCCCGCCAGTTCTACGAAGCCGCCCACGTCGGGACGGCGGTAACCGTGAGACCGTAG
- a CDS encoding lipase maturation factor family protein: MAQTNRVPNPPSKPLVIFDGDCRFCRRWIERWRDMTGGAVEYAPYQEAATRFPEIPRENFEAALHFVDRDGTVYRGAEAVFRSLGTARAGRALLWCHEHLPGFAPVTEAAYGFVARNRRIASFFTRMLWGNEVRRPNYFGARDLFVRSLGAIYFIAFVSLWFQVDGLIGENGISPVGPYLARIREQFGSDAFLALPTLCWFNSSTGFLHFLCAAGAIISVLLMVGLAPVLSLGLLFVLYLSLTIAGQTFLSFQWDILLLETGFLALFFAPMVWRMRRGNEAPLSRVGLFLLKLLLFKLMLMSGVVKLTSGDDSWWNLTALDYHYWTQPLPTVLGWWFDQHPEWFKKFSVAFCLIIEIAAPFFIWAPRRFRHIAGILLIGLQIAIAATGNYCFFNLLTIALCLLLFEDSFGRDAARRRPPEARNDARVDGRRSAASLPGLIVLLITLPVNAMFIFSAFRPEVRWPRPIATLAGYLESFHVVSGYGLFRVMTKTRPEIIIEGSVDGIEWLSYEFKWKPGRLDQAPRWGRAAPAAPRLANVVRRARDLPAQSLVRQPPGTTASLVSGRHQFVRPKSLSEGSAPLCSRQDLRLSFHNLARTSSQRRVLETRGARRISAGNFARRLPRQIITRPNRDACRSPEAESTRPPRGCDSPSRSTMGRPTHSRQEGGTR, encoded by the coding sequence ATGGCGCAAACGAACCGCGTGCCCAATCCGCCCTCGAAGCCGCTTGTTATCTTCGATGGCGACTGCCGGTTCTGCCGGCGCTGGATCGAGCGTTGGCGCGATATGACCGGGGGCGCGGTCGAGTACGCGCCTTACCAGGAAGCTGCGACCCGGTTTCCGGAAATCCCGCGTGAGAACTTCGAGGCAGCGCTTCATTTCGTTGACCGGGACGGAACCGTCTATCGCGGCGCGGAAGCCGTGTTCCGCTCGTTAGGTACGGCTCGCGCAGGACGGGCTTTGCTCTGGTGCCACGAGCACCTGCCAGGTTTTGCACCCGTCACCGAAGCGGCCTACGGCTTCGTGGCGCGCAATCGCCGGATCGCGTCGTTCTTCACCCGGATGCTTTGGGGCAACGAGGTCCGTCGTCCCAACTACTTCGGCGCGCGCGACCTTTTCGTGCGCTCGCTCGGCGCGATCTATTTTATCGCTTTCGTTTCGCTTTGGTTCCAGGTCGACGGCCTGATCGGCGAGAACGGCATCTCGCCGGTCGGTCCGTATCTCGCCAGGATTCGAGAACAGTTTGGCAGCGACGCTTTCCTCGCGCTCCCCACGCTCTGCTGGTTCAATTCCAGCACCGGCTTTCTCCATTTTCTTTGCGCGGCCGGTGCAATCATTTCGGTTCTGTTAATGGTGGGGCTGGCGCCAGTCCTTTCGCTCGGGCTGCTTTTCGTTCTCTATCTCTCGCTCACCATCGCGGGCCAAACATTCCTGAGCTTCCAATGGGACATCCTTCTTCTGGAAACCGGGTTTCTTGCGCTCTTCTTTGCTCCAATGGTTTGGCGGATGCGGCGCGGCAATGAAGCGCCGCTGTCGCGCGTCGGATTGTTTCTGCTCAAGCTGCTTCTCTTCAAGCTCATGCTGATGTCCGGGGTGGTAAAACTGACCAGCGGCGACGACTCGTGGTGGAACCTGACCGCCCTCGATTACCATTACTGGACGCAGCCGTTGCCGACTGTCCTCGGCTGGTGGTTCGATCAGCATCCCGAATGGTTCAAAAAATTCTCGGTCGCGTTTTGCCTCATCATTGAAATCGCCGCGCCGTTTTTCATTTGGGCGCCGCGGCGTTTCCGCCATATCGCTGGAATTCTCCTGATCGGGCTCCAAATCGCGATCGCGGCGACGGGCAATTATTGCTTCTTCAATCTGCTGACGATCGCGCTCTGCCTGCTGCTCTTTGAGGATTCGTTTGGTAGGGACGCCGCGCGGCGGCGTCCGCCCGAGGCCAGGAATGACGCGCGCGTCGACGGACGCCGCAGCGCGGCGTCCCTACCAGGGTTGATCGTGCTGCTCATCACGCTTCCGGTTAACGCCATGTTCATCTTTTCCGCGTTTAGACCCGAAGTCCGCTGGCCGCGGCCGATCGCGACACTCGCCGGCTATCTCGAATCGTTCCATGTCGTGAGTGGCTACGGCCTGTTCCGCGTCATGACCAAAACGCGGCCGGAAATCATCATTGAAGGAAGCGTGGATGGAATCGAGTGGCTTTCATACGAGTTCAAATGGAAGCCGGGGCGCCTCGACCAGGCCCCGCGGTGGGGTCGCGCCGCACCAGCCGCGCCTCGACTGGCAAATGTGGTTCGCCGCGCTCGGGACCTACCGGCACAATCCCTGGTTCGTCAGCCTCCTGGAACGACTGCTTCGCTCGTCTCCGGACGTCACCAGTTTGTTCGCCCAAAATCCCTTTCCGAAGGGTCCGCCCCGTTATGTTCGCGCCAGGATTTACGATTATCGTTTCACAACCTGGCCCGAACATCGAGCCAACGGCGCGTATTGGAAACGCGAGGAGCGCGGAGAATATCTGCCGGCAATTTCGCTCGACGACTTCCAAGGCAGATAATCACCAGGCCCAACCGCGACGCGTGCCGGTCGCCGGAGGCGGAGTCGACTCGCCCGCCACGGGGGTGTGATTCTCCATCGAGGTCGACAATGGGTCGTCCGACGCACAGCCGGCAAGAAGGAGGCACACGATGA
- the xth gene encoding exodeoxyribonuclease III, with translation MRIVSWNINSLRRRQERFLGWLAATQPDVVCLQETKCTDDQFPVLDLRAAGYHSAFHGQKSYNGVAIVSKAEPEEVRASLCDEEDDPQARVIAATIGKVRVYSVYAPNGQAVGSPAYDYKLKWYGRLRNCLEGEKRDGPLVVCGDFNVAPQDEDVYDPALWRGAIMCSEGERRAFDELCKIGLVDTLRLHHREPGLFTWWDYRMLAFPKNRGLRIDAVLASRTVADKCSGAGIDREMRKGKEPSDHAPIWAEFDL, from the coding sequence ATGAGAATCGTATCCTGGAATATCAATTCGCTGCGCCGCCGCCAGGAACGCTTCCTCGGCTGGCTCGCGGCCACTCAGCCGGACGTCGTCTGTCTCCAGGAGACGAAGTGCACCGATGATCAGTTCCCGGTGCTCGACCTGAGAGCCGCGGGTTATCATTCCGCATTTCACGGGCAGAAATCGTACAACGGCGTCGCTATCGTTTCGAAGGCTGAGCCGGAGGAAGTGCGCGCGTCGCTTTGCGACGAAGAAGACGACCCGCAGGCGCGCGTTATCGCAGCCACCATCGGAAAGGTGCGCGTCTATTCCGTTTACGCGCCGAACGGGCAGGCGGTGGGGTCGCCGGCGTACGATTACAAGCTGAAGTGGTACGGGCGGCTGCGGAATTGCCTGGAAGGTGAGAAGCGAGACGGGCCGCTGGTCGTCTGCGGCGATTTCAACGTGGCGCCGCAGGACGAGGATGTTTACGACCCTGCGCTGTGGCGAGGCGCGATCATGTGCTCGGAGGGTGAGCGCCGCGCCTTTGACGAGCTGTGCAAGATCGGATTGGTCGATACCCTTCGGCTTCATCATCGGGAGCCGGGCTTATTCACCTGGTGGGATTATCGGATGCTGGCGTTCCCAAAGAACCGCGGACTGCGGATCGACGCGGTCCTGGCGAGCCGAACGGTGGCGGACAAGTGCAGCGGAGCCGGGATCGATCGGGAGATGCGCAAGGGCAAGGAACCCAGCGATCACGCCCCGATCTGGGCTGAGTTTGATTTGTGA
- a CDS encoding MBL fold metallo-hydrolase — translation MKFTNLTRRTEIGANSYYLEAAGQRLVLDCGMHPKEEGEAALPNLSVLGDRPLDGIIISHAHLDHIGTLPVLMRRQPDACIFMTEATAEIGSALLHNSVSVMMRQREEIGVAIYPLFTHKETDRATDRWRWCPLGQPFTLAGERAKPHEEGTLTVEFVDAGHVLGAAGVILRAEGRTIFYSGDVNFDDQTITKGAVFPESGVDVLIIETTRGDSPLPEGFTRAGEERRLAEAIQRAFSRGGCILMPVFALGKTQEALGMIHNFRREKLLGDFPVYIGGLSVKMTEIYDRRAMTTRRLLPRLQLMEQVDPFILNGQTIHDATARPGHLYALSSGMMTPKTLSNIFARRVLENPKASIFFVGFADPESPAGVLKAARPGDMVSLDPDEPAQPLRCQIEQFQFSAHASRESIVSYVKKLAPKKIVLVHGDVPAVEWTRAQLAAELPGSEVIVPAPGVELEL, via the coding sequence TTGAAGTTCACGAATCTCACGCGTCGCACCGAGATCGGCGCCAATAGCTATTACCTCGAGGCGGCCGGGCAGCGGCTCGTTCTCGACTGCGGGATGCATCCCAAAGAGGAAGGGGAAGCCGCCCTCCCGAACCTCTCCGTGCTGGGTGATCGGCCGCTCGATGGAATTATCATCTCGCACGCCCACCTCGACCACATCGGCACCCTCCCGGTTCTGATGCGGCGCCAGCCAGACGCGTGCATTTTCATGACGGAAGCGACCGCTGAAATCGGCAGCGCCCTGCTGCACAACTCGGTCAGCGTTATGATGCGGCAACGGGAGGAAATCGGCGTTGCGATCTATCCGCTCTTCACCCACAAGGAAACGGATCGCGCGACGGACCGGTGGCGCTGGTGCCCGCTGGGCCAGCCGTTCACGCTCGCGGGGGAGCGGGCGAAGCCGCACGAAGAAGGCACGCTCACCGTCGAATTCGTGGACGCGGGTCATGTCCTTGGCGCAGCCGGAGTGATTCTGCGCGCGGAAGGCCGCACTATTTTTTACAGCGGCGATGTGAACTTCGACGACCAGACGATCACAAAGGGCGCGGTCTTTCCCGAATCGGGCGTCGATGTGTTGATCATCGAAACGACGCGCGGCGACAGCCCGCTTCCGGAAGGGTTCACGCGCGCCGGCGAAGAGCGGCGGCTGGCGGAAGCCATTCAACGGGCGTTCAGCCGGGGCGGCTGCATTCTTATGCCGGTGTTTGCCTTGGGCAAAACGCAGGAAGCGCTCGGAATGATTCACAACTTTCGGCGGGAGAAATTGCTCGGGGATTTCCCGGTCTACATCGGCGGGCTGAGCGTGAAGATGACGGAGATCTACGATCGCCGCGCCATGACCACTCGCCGGCTGCTGCCTCGTTTGCAATTGATGGAGCAAGTCGATCCTTTTATCTTGAACGGCCAGACCATTCACGACGCCACCGCCCGTCCCGGGCATCTCTACGCTCTTTCCAGTGGCATGATGACGCCCAAAACGCTCTCCAATATTTTCGCGCGGCGCGTCCTCGAAAATCCGAAAGCCTCGATTTTCTTTGTTGGGTTCGCCGACCCCGAATCGCCGGCTGGCGTCCTCAAGGCGGCCCGGCCCGGAGACATGGTGTCGCTTGATCCGGACGAGCCCGCGCAGCCGTTACGTTGCCAGATCGAGCAATTCCAATTCAGTGCGCACGCGTCACGCGAATCGATTGTCAGTTATGTAAAAAAACTCGCGCCGAAGAAAATCGTGCTCGTGCATGGCGACGTGCCCGCGGTGGAATGGACCCGGGCGCAGCTGGCCGCGGAGTTGCCGGGCTCGGAAGTCATTGTGCCAGCGCCGGGGGTGGAGTTGGAATTGTAG
- a CDS encoding four helix bundle protein, which yields MRPSFDHERLKVYQSAIVFVTWSTDLLAQVRGKAAAKDQLDRASTSVPLNIAEGNGKFAIRDRCRFLDIARGSALECAACLDVLVAKRLIQAETIRSGKEQLLEIVSMLIGLTNSLMARVQEDGERYGEAE from the coding sequence ATGCGCCCCTCATTCGATCACGAGAGACTTAAGGTTTATCAATCGGCCATAGTGTTTGTTACTTGGTCGACCGATCTGCTTGCTCAGGTAAGAGGGAAGGCGGCGGCGAAAGATCAACTCGACCGCGCCTCCACGAGCGTTCCGCTCAATATCGCCGAAGGAAATGGAAAATTTGCGATTCGGGATCGTTGCCGTTTTCTGGATATCGCGCGCGGGTCAGCGCTCGAATGCGCCGCGTGTCTCGATGTATTGGTGGCGAAGCGACTGATTCAGGCGGAAACGATCCGTTCTGGGAAGGAGCAGCTCCTGGAAATTGTCTCGATGTTGATTGGACTAACGAACAGTCTGATGGCTCGTGTTCAAGAAGACGGCGAGCGTTATGGGGAAGCAGAGTAA
- a CDS encoding membrane dipeptidase: MTDANEGIEERISRLHRHGVIDMHFDLPMDLYDKRGRQNVLATDFLDDLVAGDIGVAGVALYLEDRYLPEMGLRIALDQIARLYLEVDASGRFAICRSHAEILRAREQNKIALLLTMEGVEPLGADLDLLRVFYELGLRSLCLTHVRRNAAGDGGLFAPTGSPRGGLTPFGRDVIRECERLGIIVDLAHISPAGFDDIIEMATRPVIISHTNARKYFDIERNVTDEQIKAVGARGGVIGVNAVLVSPKKEEITLDRYIDHIEHMRDLIGIDGVAIGFDFFEFIYRQWSEAEQIAFQEKFTYAHFVPELAKHSHSRALTRRLIERGFQDDEIEKILFRNWMRVFEQWL, from the coding sequence GTGACCGACGCGAACGAAGGGATCGAAGAGCGGATTTCCCGCCTCCACCGCCACGGCGTGATCGACATGCATTTCGATCTGCCGATGGATTTGTATGACAAGCGCGGCCGCCAAAATGTGCTGGCAACGGATTTCCTCGATGACCTGGTCGCGGGCGACATCGGAGTGGCCGGCGTCGCGCTCTATCTTGAAGATCGCTACCTGCCTGAGATGGGATTGCGGATTGCCCTCGACCAAATCGCGCGGCTTTATCTCGAGGTGGATGCTTCGGGCCGGTTCGCGATTTGCCGAAGCCACGCGGAAATTCTACGGGCCCGCGAACAAAACAAGATTGCTCTCCTTCTTACGATGGAAGGTGTTGAGCCCCTCGGGGCCGATCTCGATCTCCTCCGGGTTTTTTACGAGCTCGGTTTGCGTTCGCTTTGCCTGACCCACGTCCGCCGGAACGCGGCCGGGGATGGCGGCCTGTTTGCCCCGACCGGTTCGCCGCGCGGCGGCCTCACGCCTTTCGGACGCGATGTGATTCGGGAATGCGAGCGGCTTGGAATCATCGTCGATCTCGCCCACATCAGCCCGGCCGGATTCGACGACATCATCGAGATGGCGACGCGGCCCGTGATCATCTCGCATACGAATGCGCGGAAATACTTCGACATCGAGCGGAACGTCACCGACGAGCAGATCAAGGCCGTCGGCGCGCGCGGCGGCGTTATCGGGGTCAACGCCGTCCTGGTGAGTCCGAAGAAGGAGGAAATCACCCTGGACCGCTACATCGATCACATTGAGCACATGCGCGATTTGATCGGCATCGACGGCGTCGCCATCGGGTTCGATTTTTTCGAATTCATCTATCGACAATGGTCGGAAGCGGAGCAGATCGCGTTTCAGGAGAAATTCACCTACGCCCATTTCGTTCCCGAGCTGGCAAAGCATTCCCACAGCCGCGCCCTGACCCGGCGGTTGATCGAGCGCGGATTCCAGGACGACGAAATCGAAAAGATCCTCTTCCGAAACTGGATGCGGGTGTTCGAGCAATGGCTCTGA
- the nadA gene encoding quinolinate synthase NadA, with protein MVAAGVNFGLDLVEEIQELKRERNAVILAHNYQVPELQDIADYVGDSLGLSFQAAQTSADVILFCGVHFMAETAKILNPNKKVLLPDLDAGCSLSVSCPPEKLKAFLEAHPEKNYYVIAYINCSAGVKALSDVICTSGNAEKIVRAAPADRNILFVPDQNLGAWVMERTGRKMDLWQGNCYVHVEFTARSINKIRETYPNAPVVAHPECTYAVRLLADEVCSTEKMIGFCRNSPAREIIVVTEAGMLHRLKKEVPGKLFIPGPTENCFCGECRFMKMNTLEKAHAALRDMQPEIILPESLRKRAEAPILRMLELSK; from the coding sequence ATGGTAGCCGCCGGTGTAAATTTCGGTCTCGACCTCGTGGAAGAAATCCAGGAGCTGAAGCGGGAGCGAAACGCCGTGATCCTGGCGCACAATTACCAGGTCCCAGAGCTCCAGGACATTGCCGATTACGTCGGAGATTCGTTAGGCCTGAGTTTCCAGGCGGCGCAAACGAGCGCGGACGTCATTCTCTTTTGCGGCGTCCATTTCATGGCCGAGACCGCCAAGATCCTCAACCCGAACAAGAAAGTCCTGCTTCCCGATCTCGACGCCGGCTGTTCGCTCTCCGTATCGTGTCCGCCGGAGAAACTGAAGGCGTTCCTCGAGGCGCACCCAGAGAAGAACTACTACGTTATCGCCTACATCAATTGCAGCGCCGGCGTGAAGGCGCTTTCCGACGTGATCTGCACCAGTGGCAACGCCGAGAAAATCGTCCGCGCTGCGCCGGCCGATCGCAATATTCTCTTCGTTCCCGACCAAAATCTCGGCGCATGGGTAATGGAGCGCACCGGGCGCAAAATGGACCTCTGGCAGGGCAACTGTTATGTCCACGTGGAATTCACCGCTCGCAGCATCAACAAGATTCGGGAGACCTACCCCAACGCGCCCGTGGTCGCCCATCCGGAGTGCACCTACGCGGTGCGTTTGCTGGCCGACGAAGTTTGCTCGACCGAAAAGATGATCGGTTTTTGCCGAAACTCGCCCGCGCGCGAAATCATCGTTGTCACAGAAGCGGGAATGTTGCATCGCTTGAAAAAGGAAGTGCCCGGCAAGCTTTTCATTCCCGGGCCGACGGAAAACTGCTTCTGCGGCGAGTGCCGGTTTATGAAAATGAACACGCTGGAGAAAGCGCACGCCGCCCTTCGGGATATGCAGCCCGAGATCATTCTCCCGGAGTCTCTGCGCAAACGGGCGGAAGCGCCGATTCTGCGGATGCTCGAGCTGAGCAAGTAG
- the proC gene encoding pyrroline-5-carboxylate reductase, whose product MDSQTSAAAYRLGFIGGGKLAGSVIRGLVRARYCAPGSILVSEPNEDTRRILEHELGISGTAENAEVAEKSDVIFVGVKPAVVLPILKELAPILERKLVVSFAAGVRLASMEKVAAAHFIRAMTNTPSAICRAATALARGSRTTNSELSSVREIFGAIGAVVEIAEGQIDAVTALSGSGPAFVYTVIEALARGGEKMGLSWEAALALAAQTVFGAGQLASETKMSPEDLRKMVVTPGGTTAAGLAAMEEHKTADGLIAAVEAATRRGAEMAKENQ is encoded by the coding sequence ATGGATTCTCAAACCTCCGCCGCGGCGTATCGACTTGGTTTTATTGGCGGCGGCAAGCTGGCCGGCTCGGTCATTCGCGGACTGGTCCGGGCCCGATATTGCGCGCCGGGATCGATCCTCGTCAGCGAACCGAATGAAGACACGCGGCGGATCCTCGAGCATGAGTTGGGCATTTCCGGGACGGCGGAGAACGCCGAGGTCGCGGAAAAAAGCGACGTGATCTTCGTCGGCGTGAAGCCGGCGGTGGTGCTGCCGATTCTGAAGGAATTGGCGCCGATCCTGGAACGCAAGCTGGTCGTTTCGTTCGCGGCAGGGGTGCGGCTGGCGAGCATGGAGAAGGTAGCCGCCGCTCACTTCATTCGGGCGATGACCAATACGCCTTCGGCCATCTGCCGCGCCGCCACCGCGCTGGCCCGGGGCAGCCGAACGACCAACAGTGAGCTTTCCTCCGTTCGTGAAATCTTCGGGGCCATCGGTGCCGTCGTCGAAATCGCCGAAGGCCAGATCGATGCGGTGACCGCGCTCTCGGGAAGCGGGCCCGCTTTTGTTTACACCGTTATCGAAGCGCTCGCGCGGGGCGGAGAAAAGATGGGACTGAGCTGGGAAGCAGCCCTGGCTCTCGCCGCCCAGACGGTTTTCGGCGCCGGGCAGCTCGCGAGCGAAACGAAAATGTCGCCTGAAGATTTGCGGAAGATGGTCGTCACCCCCGGCGGGACGACAGCCGCTGGCCTCGCCGCGATGGAGGAACACAAAACCGCGGATGGTTTGATCGCAGCAGTCGAAGCTGCCACCAGGCGGGGCGCCGAAATGGCGAAGGAGAATCAGTAG